In one window of Juglans regia cultivar Chandler chromosome 3, Walnut 2.0, whole genome shotgun sequence DNA:
- the LOC108988715 gene encoding tRNA wybutosine-synthesizing protein 2/3/4: MEFEKRKAATLASLGSTETDKSPKGTLDAPIIPLLNTLNHHPSYFTTSSCSGRISILSQPKHTNNDNNTKKKARGGTWLFVSHDPADTDSVISLLFPPESTHHQPHSELVLRFEPLIVAVECKDLASAQSLVSTAISSGFRESGITSAGKRVIVAIRCSIRMEVPLGTTEKLLVSPMFVRYLVDVANEKMEANRKRTEGFFRALRQSDGFAGPDVSAAFVGSIDSVCNEDADLEERDGDAHSGNLIDNGGTVGVSSCCLSVVPMVIVGEPVEKLFLWGHSACILDNKNENKAMIFGGFGGMGRHARRNESLLLNPFVGTLETMNVEGSPTPRLGHTCSLVGDFVFVIGGRADPVNILCDVWVLNAAKNEWRLAECTGSVFPPRHRHAAAVISSKIYVFGGLNNDSISSSFHVLDTVKLQWKELPVAGEWPCARHSHSMVAYRSQIFMFGGYNGEKALGDLYSFDVKTCQWKKEKTSGRSPQARFSHSMFVYNNYLGLIGGCPVRQHCQELALLDLRILVWKHVTLDSAGNDLFVRSTANIFGDYLVMIGGGASCYAFGTKFSEPMKINLLPLISLNDNPLPSKIREVHGTHRNDVVMGEKNASFQHPRCENGRTLSKASSLNLGVESAGMNGSHMIASHWVLQLERKYAKLGKDILKKFGWLDLGRKVYSREDGMHIYFPVTKTFNGAYHERLNHSLDESNGHNDLHVLKPYTGKVLVLDEISCLEALNILEEFGARKSVDEVVEVKRTAKSPLKVMSEAVASLIKHKGLSEQLLEELPTRWERLGDIVVLPIISFKDPVWDSIGPELWPIVAKSLNTHRLARQGQVAQTGTRDSSLEILVGDNGWVDHRENGILYSFDATKCMFSWGNLSEKLRMARLDCRDEVIVDLFAGIGYFVLPFLVRANAKLVYACEWNPNAIGALQHNLQANSVSDRCIILEGDNRITAPKGVADRVCLGLLPTSESSWVTAVRALRIEGGMLHVHGNVKDSEEELWKEHVSKSILEIARSEGYCWQVSIEHVERVKWYAPHIRHLVADVSCRETRLY, from the exons ATGGAGTTCGAGAAGAGAAAAGCGGCGACGCTAGCGTCGCTGGGCTCAACCGAGACCGACAAATCACCCAAGGGCACGTTAGACGCGCCCATCATCCCTCTCCTCAACACCCTCAACCACCATCCCTCCTACTTCACCACCAGCTCCTGCTCGGGCCGTATCTCTATCCTATCCCAACCAAAGCAcacaaataatgataataataccAAGAAAAAAGCCAGAGGCGGCACGTGGCTCTTCGTCTCCCACGACCCAGCCGATACCGACTCGGTCATCTCCCTCCTCTTCCCCCCAGAGTCGACTCACCACCAACCCCACTCCGAACTTGTCCTCAGGTTCGAGCCGCTCATCGTCGCAGTTGAGTGCAAAGACCTCGCTTCTGCTCAGTCTTTGGTCTCCACGGCCATATCGTCCGGGTTCAGAGAATCCGGCATCACCAGCGCGGGCAAGCGCGTAATCGTAGCAATCCGGTGCTCGATTCGGATGGAGGTGCCGTTGGGGACCACCGAGAAGCTTCTGGTTTCGCCCATGTTCGTCCGGTACCTCGTCGACGTGGCTAACGAGAAAATGGAAGCTAATAGGAAGAGAACCGAAGGGTTTTTTCGTGCTTTGCGGCAGAGTGATGGCTTTGCGGGGCCTGACGTGAGTGCAGCATTCGTTGGCAGTATCGACTCCGTGTGTAATGAGGACGCTGACTTGGAAGAAAGAGATGGTGATGCGCATTCGGGAAATTTGATTGACAACGGAG GGACGGTGGGAGTTTCCAGTTGTTGTCTGTCTGTTGTTCCAATGGTGATAGTTGGTGAACCCGTGGAGAAGCTTTTTCTCTGGGGTCACTCGGCTTGTATATTGGATAACAAAAACGAGAACAAAGCTATGATATTTGGTGGTTTCGGAGGCATGGGAAGGCATGCAAGAAGGAATGAGTCTTTACTGCTTAATCCATTTGTGGGCACATTAGAAACGATGAATGTAGAGGGCAGTCCAACTCCACGTTTAGGTCACACTTGTTCTTTGGTTGGAGATTTTGTCTTTGTTATTGGGGGCAGGGCTGATCCTGTGAACATTCTATGTGATGTATGGGTCCTTAATGCAGCAAAGAATGAATGGAGATTAGCAGAATGTACCGGAAGTGTTTTTCCTCCCAG GCATAGGCATGCAGCAGCCGTCATAAGCTCAAAGATATATGTATTTGGTGGACTTAATAATGAttcaatttcttcatcatttcATGTCCTTGACACAGTGAAACTGCAGTGGAAAGAGTTACCAGTTGCCGGGGAATGGCCGTGTGCCCGTCACTCTCACTCGATGGTGGCATATAGGTCTCAGATATTTATGTTTGGAGGGTACAATGGTGAGAAAGCACTTGGTGACTTGTATAGTTTTGATGTTAAAACATGTCAATGGAAGAAGGAAAAGACTTCAGGAAGAAGTCCACAAGCTAGGTTTTCCCACTCTATGTTTGTGTACAATAATTATCTTGGGCTTATTGGTGGTTGCCCGGTTCGACAACATTGTCAAGAGTTGGCATTACTTGATTTGAGGATCCTCGTATGGAAGCATGTGACACTAGATTCTGCTGGAAATGATTTGTTTGTACGAAGTACTGCCAACATTTTTGGTGACTATCTTGTTATGATTGGTGGTGGGGCCTCTTGTTATGCATTTGGAACGAAGTTTAGCGAGCCAATGAAAATCAACCTGCTTCCCTTGATATCTTTAAATGACAATCCTTTGCCTTCTAAAATTAGAGAAGTGCACGGTACCCATCGAAATGATGTAGTGATGGGAGAAAAGAATGCCAGTTTTCAACACCCACGATGTGAGAATGGACGAACTTTATCCAAAGCTTCTAGCTTGAATTTGGGGGTTGAATCAGCTGGAATGAATGGAAGTCATATGATTGCTTCGCATTGGGTTTTAcaacttgaaagaaaatatgcaaaattagGAAAggatatattgaaaaaatttgGATGGTTAGATCTTGGGAGGAAGGTTTATTCTAGGGAAGATggaatgcatatatattttcctgtgactaaaacatttaatgGAGCATATCATGAAAGGCTGAATCATTCATTAGATGAATCTAATGGACATAATGACCTTCATGTATTAAAGCCATATACCGGAAAAGTGCTTGTGTTAGATGAGATCTCATGTTTGGAAGCCTTGAATATTTTGGAGGAGTTCGGTGCCAGAAAGTCAGTAGATGAGGTAGTTGAAGTCAAAAGAACTGCAAAATCTCCATTAAAAGTAATGAGTGAAGCTGTGGCCTCTTTGATAAAGCACAAAGGCCTTTCAGAACAACTTTTAGAGGAGCTACCCACAAG ATGGGAGCGACTTGGTGATATTGTTGTGCTTCCTATCATATCCTTCAAGGATCCAGTATGGGACTCAATTGGGCCTGAGCTTTGGCCTATTGTTGCCAAATCACTTAATACTCATCGCCTTGCCCGTCAG GGTCAAGTTGCACAAACTGGTACAAGGGACAGTTCTTTGGAGATTCTAGTTGGAGATAATGGTTGGGTTGATCATCGGGAAAATGGAATTCTCTATTCTTTTGATGCTACAAAGTGTATGTTCTCCTGGGGCAATCTTTCTGAGAAACTTCGTATGGCCCGTCTGGATTGTAGAGATGAAGTAATTGTAGATTTATTTGCCGGAATTGGATATTTTGTGCTACCATTTCTTGTCAG GGCCAATGCAAAATTAGTTTATGCTTGTGAGTGGAATCCCAATGCCATCGGAGCACTCCAACATAATCTACAAGCAAATTCTGTGAGTGATCGCTGTATCATACTTGAAGGAGATAACCGGATCACAGCACCTAAA GGTGTTGCTGATCGTGTCTGTCTTGGTCTCCTTCCAACAAGTGAGAGTAGCTGGGTCACTGCTGTTAGGGCATTAAG GATTGAGGGTGGGATGTTACACGTGCACGGGAATGTGAAGGACTCAGAGGAGGAATTGTGGAAGGAACATGTTTCAAAGTCAATATTGGAAATTGCTAGATCGGAAG GTTACTGCTGGCAAGTTTCAATAGAACATGTGGAAAGAGTAAAGTGGTATGCCCCGCACATCCGCCATCTTGTTGCAGACGTTTCATGCAGAGAGACccgattatattaa